The proteins below are encoded in one region of Paenibacillus sp. YYML68:
- the pssE gene encoding PssE/Cps14G family polysaccharide biosynthesis glycosyltransferase, which produces MILVSLGTQDFPFNRLLEEIDRLIDRGFIQEDVFAQVGYSQYEAKHYRTQKFTDFNQFDELLDQCSILITHGGTGTIVSALKKGKKIIAVPRLKKHNEHVDDHQTEIIELFSKQNLIIGLNEVAELEQALQKIHSMEFNTFVSGNETIIQIIDDFIKEI; this is translated from the coding sequence TTGATACTGGTTAGTTTAGGGACACAAGACTTCCCCTTTAATAGATTATTAGAAGAGATTGATCGATTAATTGATAGGGGATTTATTCAGGAGGATGTCTTTGCTCAAGTTGGCTACTCCCAGTATGAGGCTAAGCATTATCGGACACAGAAATTTACCGACTTTAATCAGTTTGATGAATTACTCGATCAATGCAGCATTCTCATTACTCATGGCGGAACGGGTACAATCGTTAGCGCTCTGAAGAAGGGGAAGAAAATAATTGCAGTGCCTCGTCTCAAAAAGCATAATGAGCATGTGGATGATCACCAAACTGAAATCATTGAGCTGTTTTCGAAGCAAAATCTTATTATTGGATTAAACGAAGTTGCGGAGTTAGAACAAGCTTTGCAAAAGATCCATTCAATGGAGTTTAACACGTTTGTAAGTGGTAATGAGACAATTATTCAGATCATTGATGATTTTATTAAAGAGATATAG
- a CDS encoding glycosyltransferase family 4 protein yields the protein MKVLMVGNSKRVKGGINSVMNSLLQGLPLCKSNVKVTRFASYTDQVPPVIRPFYSIMKLLVFLIKVIPYQIVHMHSAANGSFYRKTLYTYFSKWWGKKVIFHIHGSSFEAFQRKNSFTKWIVRKTLDRADAVVVLSEQMKMLVHRFSNNPSVHVLPNPIEIPDEQDLLKPKDYSDKVNLLFLGEIGPRKGIYDLVQALASVPQPYRNQLQLHVCGNNEIEKLKSRVQELGLEDCCTVRGWIDGEKKKYFLRVADIYILPSYAEGLPISILEAMAYSLPIISTNVGGIPEIVRPEQNGILVEPGAISDITSAILQLITDSELRDEFGKQSREIVDKHELKAVVKQLNQLYISMVDAR from the coding sequence ATGAAGGTATTGATGGTCGGTAATTCAAAACGTGTAAAGGGCGGAATAAATTCTGTCATGAATTCCCTGCTACAGGGTCTTCCACTTTGTAAGTCCAATGTGAAAGTAACTCGATTTGCTTCATATACAGACCAAGTGCCCCCAGTTATTAGGCCTTTTTATTCGATTATGAAGCTTCTGGTGTTCTTAATTAAGGTAATTCCATATCAAATTGTACATATGCACTCTGCTGCAAACGGAAGCTTTTATCGCAAAACATTGTATACGTATTTCAGTAAGTGGTGGGGAAAGAAAGTTATTTTTCATATTCATGGGTCAAGCTTTGAGGCATTCCAGAGAAAAAATTCCTTTACGAAGTGGATCGTAAGAAAAACGCTTGATCGTGCGGATGCAGTCGTTGTCCTTTCTGAGCAAATGAAAATGCTAGTTCATCGATTTAGTAACAATCCATCTGTACATGTGCTTCCTAATCCAATTGAAATCCCTGATGAGCAAGACTTGCTAAAGCCCAAGGATTATTCCGATAAAGTAAACTTGTTGTTTCTGGGTGAGATCGGGCCACGAAAAGGAATATATGATTTGGTGCAGGCGCTTGCTAGTGTACCACAACCATATCGCAATCAATTGCAACTTCATGTGTGTGGGAACAACGAGATTGAGAAGCTGAAATCAAGAGTGCAGGAGTTAGGGCTAGAAGATTGCTGCACGGTGCGCGGGTGGATTGATGGTGAGAAGAAAAAGTATTTTTTACGTGTAGCTGATATTTATATATTGCCTTCCTATGCTGAAGGGCTTCCCATTTCTATTCTTGAAGCTATGGCCTATTCTTTGCCTATCATTAGCACTAATGTTGGTGGCATCCCCGAAATTGTTCGTCCTGAACAAAATGGTATTCTTGTTGAACCAGGGGCAATTTCCGACATAACATCAGCTATATTGCAACTTATAACGGATTCTGAGCTTCGAGATGAGTTCGGTAAACAAAGTAGAGAAATCGTAGATAAACACGAGTTAAAGGCGGTTGTTAAGCAACTTAATCAGCTGTACATTTCAATGGTTGATGCGAGATAA
- a CDS encoding beta-1,6-N-acetylglucosaminyltransferase, with translation MKYAVCMLAHTKPELVERIVNKIAQPNVEVFIHLDAKCRIDEYSHISNALFIPNRVKVYWGGRSMIVAMHRLMQYVVNSTTCNYLLFISGEDYPLVRPDHYDLYIDPSRNYVEYAMLPRMDWHMGGMKRLRYYYWLNSPSSFLSRASVKLQKMIGLSRNLHQSFAPYGGSQWMNMNREAAQYCLNNWDTYYRYFQYSSIPDELIFQTILMNSPLRESVSNHNLRYIYFENNNRNPSYLNESNYSAIAQSNALFCRKIKDVGTFERMDIAFAAFENIKA, from the coding sequence ATGAAATATGCCGTATGCATGCTAGCGCACACCAAACCTGAGTTGGTTGAACGAATTGTTAACAAGATTGCACAACCCAATGTTGAAGTCTTTATTCATCTGGATGCTAAGTGTCGTATAGATGAGTATTCCCATATCTCCAATGCCTTGTTCATACCGAATCGGGTGAAGGTGTACTGGGGCGGGCGCTCGATGATAGTAGCCATGCATCGCTTAATGCAATATGTAGTGAACTCGACCACTTGTAATTACCTGCTCTTTATAAGCGGAGAAGATTATCCGTTGGTACGTCCCGATCATTACGACTTATATATTGACCCTTCAAGGAATTACGTAGAATATGCCATGCTACCTCGGATGGATTGGCATATGGGGGGCATGAAGCGTTTGCGATACTATTATTGGTTGAATTCTCCATCGTCTTTTTTATCCAGAGCGAGCGTTAAGCTTCAGAAGATGATAGGTTTATCTCGCAATCTACACCAGTCCTTTGCACCTTACGGCGGTAGTCAATGGATGAACATGAATCGCGAGGCAGCACAGTACTGCTTGAACAACTGGGATACGTACTATCGTTATTTTCAATATAGCTCGATCCCGGATGAACTCATCTTTCAAACGATATTGATGAATTCACCTTTGCGGGAATCAGTATCTAATCATAATTTAAGATATATTTATTTTGAAAATAACAATCGCAATCCGAGCTACCTGAACGAATCGAATTACAGCGCCATAGCGCAGTCAAATGCACTATTTTGCAGAAAAATAAAAGATGTGGGGACGTTCGAACGTATGGATATAGCCTTCGCAGCCTTCGAGAATATTAAAGCGTAA
- a CDS encoding carbohydrate binding domain-containing protein: MLRKWISVFVFLFACSTWPVAEQVTAQGNDYAAHTPWHSTTKGTPLDVGKLVLDAPAGKHGFVQVKDGHFYFQNGTRVKFWGANLGRGANFPSHRDADILADKLATLGFNAIRIHNIDNDSKGATIIDRAQNHSQSLDAAALDKLDYLIYVLKAKGIYVVMDVQTSRRYKAGDQVVDYDQLPRGMAKTVGYFDDRIMELEKGFADALFGHVNPYTKLAYKDDPALALVGMLNEDYFFKPWKDGALDASSNAEYMVPSYYLEQLDAKFNSFILNKYGTQAKLQAAWSGSANTQNLIKNGSFANDISQGWTITTDETLTTTAKLDSGSSPHGSTHLKFAKIQPQPTAGGAYSALSLKQHGVKLKKGHTYQLDFYVKTSEPGKGTLKVRFDGSHHLDKHYGLDKNFKFTESQAWTAYSTTFVALEDSTADPNASLSFYCGWCWGDFEFDHIQLKEIQLPGLLAGESLAKANLKRIAWEGRFHYSPQRFADTTEFYYSIVHSYFTEMKEYLREEVGLQVPISTSNNYTMNAEIMARTVGDFMDAHVYWDHPKFSAEHKWSTEQFSITNDSIIAKAGNMKDRRWFSRWVEYLALNRVEGMPFVVGEWQLPFPNEYEFEAAPLISAYAQLQDWDGLFIFNYSETNTYENNAERIGYWFDIIGNPSKLAQMPTYALSFLKGYVRPAEHSVTVQYNNNEVFASTGVNSDTPTYNIKDELPTALLYKHMISKAFGAERTSMSSDLIDEETDEALSQESVHRSDTDELIWDASVEGNETFLINTPKSQSITGFMTGRTLRTSNMEVRLSPAQYPFGSVALQPLDDRRIQDSRSMLLTLISRQSNSEQEQEASTGLFHWGQGPTRMQQLTGKVTISLKLADTDQVEVRQLNTAGTRELTLPVKMDRLNQTIVIEIERLSSPYLHIVKLSS; the protein is encoded by the coding sequence ATGCTTCGAAAATGGATATCCGTCTTCGTTTTCCTCTTCGCATGTTCGACATGGCCGGTAGCAGAGCAGGTGACAGCTCAAGGGAACGATTATGCAGCCCATACACCGTGGCACTCTACAACGAAAGGAACGCCATTAGATGTCGGTAAGCTTGTGCTGGATGCACCTGCTGGTAAGCATGGCTTCGTTCAAGTGAAGGATGGACATTTTTACTTTCAGAATGGGACCCGTGTGAAGTTCTGGGGGGCGAATCTGGGGCGAGGTGCGAACTTTCCGTCACATCGCGATGCGGACATATTAGCTGATAAGCTGGCGACTCTTGGGTTTAATGCGATACGTATTCACAACATTGATAATGACAGTAAAGGCGCCACGATTATAGATCGAGCACAAAATCACTCTCAGAGCCTCGATGCCGCGGCACTTGATAAGCTCGATTATTTAATCTATGTATTAAAGGCTAAAGGGATCTACGTCGTAATGGACGTCCAGACTTCTCGAAGATACAAAGCCGGGGACCAGGTCGTAGACTATGATCAACTGCCTAGAGGGATGGCCAAGACCGTTGGATATTTCGATGATCGGATTATGGAGCTGGAGAAAGGCTTTGCGGATGCGTTGTTCGGACATGTGAATCCGTATACTAAGCTAGCCTATAAGGATGATCCAGCGCTTGCGCTGGTGGGTATGCTGAACGAGGATTACTTCTTCAAGCCTTGGAAGGATGGGGCCTTGGATGCGAGCTCGAACGCAGAGTATATGGTGCCCAGCTATTATTTGGAACAGCTTGATGCTAAGTTCAATTCGTTTATCCTCAATAAATACGGTACACAAGCGAAGCTTCAAGCGGCATGGTCGGGTTCCGCCAATACTCAGAACCTAATTAAGAACGGTAGCTTTGCGAATGACATCTCTCAAGGCTGGACGATAACGACTGATGAGACGTTAACGACAACCGCCAAGTTGGATAGTGGATCTTCCCCACACGGTAGTACCCATTTGAAGTTTGCCAAAATTCAGCCACAGCCAACAGCGGGAGGGGCTTATTCGGCGCTCAGCTTAAAACAGCACGGTGTTAAGCTGAAGAAGGGCCACACCTACCAATTGGACTTTTATGTGAAGACATCAGAGCCTGGGAAGGGTACATTGAAGGTTCGTTTTGACGGAAGTCACCATTTGGATAAGCACTACGGCTTGGATAAAAACTTTAAATTTACAGAATCTCAAGCTTGGACGGCGTATTCCACTACGTTCGTAGCGTTGGAGGATTCAACTGCTGATCCCAATGCCTCGTTAAGCTTCTATTGCGGCTGGTGCTGGGGAGACTTCGAGTTTGATCATATCCAGTTGAAGGAGATTCAACTGCCGGGTCTATTAGCTGGTGAGTCGCTAGCTAAAGCCAACTTGAAGCGAATCGCCTGGGAGGGTCGCTTTCATTATTCCCCTCAACGCTTTGCCGATACGACGGAGTTCTATTATTCGATCGTTCATTCGTATTTCACTGAGATGAAGGAATACCTACGTGAAGAGGTCGGATTACAAGTACCTATATCGACAAGCAATAATTATACGATGAACGCAGAGATCATGGCTCGAACCGTAGGTGACTTTATGGATGCGCATGTTTACTGGGACCACCCCAAGTTTAGCGCAGAACATAAATGGTCAACGGAGCAGTTCTCGATTACGAACGATTCGATCATAGCTAAGGCTGGGAATATGAAGGACCGGAGATGGTTTAGTCGCTGGGTCGAATATTTAGCCTTGAACCGGGTGGAAGGAATGCCTTTTGTCGTAGGAGAATGGCAGCTTCCTTTTCCGAATGAGTATGAGTTTGAGGCCGCACCTTTGATCTCCGCTTATGCCCAGCTTCAAGATTGGGATGGTTTGTTTATCTTTAATTATTCCGAGACGAACACTTATGAGAACAATGCAGAACGGATCGGATATTGGTTTGATATTATCGGCAATCCTTCTAAGCTTGCACAAATGCCAACCTATGCTCTGTCCTTTCTCAAGGGATACGTGAGGCCGGCTGAGCATAGCGTTACGGTGCAGTATAACAATAATGAAGTGTTTGCGAGCACTGGCGTAAACAGTGATACTCCAACGTACAACATTAAAGACGAGCTGCCTACTGCGTTGCTTTACAAGCATATGATTTCAAAAGCTTTTGGCGCTGAGCGCACGTCGATGTCATCAGATCTCATAGATGAGGAGACAGACGAGGCCTTGTCGCAGGAGAGTGTTCATCGGAGCGATACGGACGAGTTAATATGGGATGCTTCCGTAGAGGGCAATGAAACGTTCCTCATTAATACGCCTAAGAGTCAGTCTATAACCGGCTTTATGACGGGAAGAACATTGCGTACCTCTAATATGGAGGTTCGATTGTCACCTGCACAATATCCGTTCGGTTCTGTAGCACTTCAGCCTTTGGATGACCGTCGTATTCAAGATTCAAGAAGCATGCTGTTAACCTTGATATCTAGACAGTCGAATTCTGAGCAAGAGCAGGAAGCGTCAACAGGTCTGTTCCATTGGGGACAAGGTCCTACCCGCATGCAGCAATTAACAGGCAAGGTAACGATAAGTCTTAAGCTGGCAGATACGGACCAGGTAGAGGTTCGTCAGCTTAATACGGCAGGGACTCGCGAGCTGACACTGCCCGTTAAGATGGATAGGTTGAATCAAACAATTGTCATTGAAATCGAACGTCTAAGCTCGCCGTACCTTCACATTGTTAAATTAAGCAGTTGA
- a CDS encoding UDP-glucose/GDP-mannose dehydrogenase family protein → MMRIAVAGTGYVGLVTAVCMADKGHEVVCVDVDENKVSLLSSGISPIYEKDLEEMMAKNKDRLTYTTDYRNAYVNAQAIFIGVGTPEKSDGSANLTYVYKVARQIAESLVNDCVVVLKSTVPVGTNDKVEKIMNDCKVADIAIHVVSNPEFLAQGTAVRDTLHPSRIIIGVEHTAAESMMREIYSGYDAPILVTDRRSAEMIKYASNDFLALKISYINEIANLCEIVGANVDDVAQGMGLDSRIGNKFLNAGIGYGGSCFPKDTKALHWLASMNDYELKTIKAAIEVNEQQKLKLIKKSRKYYDSFEGLTVAVLGLTFKPGTDDLREAPSLVNIPILLEDGAKVKAFDPVGVPNFKRVMEHSAAEYANRIEYCESVEQTLQDADICFIFTEWDEIKSFEFERFGSLMRTPIVLDGRNCYARKSNESITYESIGK, encoded by the coding sequence ATGATGAGAATTGCTGTTGCTGGAACAGGATATGTCGGTCTCGTTACTGCTGTATGCATGGCGGATAAGGGACATGAAGTGGTATGTGTGGATGTGGATGAGAACAAGGTGAGCTTGCTGAGCTCAGGTATTTCACCTATATATGAAAAAGATTTAGAAGAAATGATGGCCAAAAACAAGGACCGTCTAACGTATACGACAGATTACCGGAATGCCTATGTAAATGCGCAAGCAATCTTCATCGGTGTAGGAACGCCTGAGAAATCAGATGGGTCCGCGAACCTTACTTATGTCTATAAGGTAGCCAGACAAATCGCTGAGTCACTCGTGAATGATTGTGTCGTCGTACTGAAGTCAACTGTACCCGTTGGAACGAATGATAAGGTTGAGAAAATCATGAATGATTGTAAAGTAGCTGACATTGCGATTCATGTCGTATCGAACCCTGAATTTCTTGCGCAAGGTACAGCTGTTCGCGATACACTTCATCCTAGTCGAATTATTATTGGAGTGGAGCATACAGCCGCCGAAAGTATGATGCGGGAAATATACAGCGGCTACGATGCTCCGATTCTGGTTACTGACCGCAGAAGCGCTGAGATGATCAAGTATGCGTCGAACGATTTCCTGGCTCTCAAAATTTCATATATTAACGAAATTGCGAACCTGTGCGAAATTGTAGGGGCGAATGTGGATGATGTAGCTCAAGGAATGGGACTTGATTCACGAATTGGCAACAAATTTCTTAATGCGGGTATCGGTTATGGCGGGAGCTGTTTCCCGAAGGATACGAAAGCACTGCACTGGCTAGCTAGTATGAACGATTACGAGCTGAAAACGATAAAAGCAGCTATTGAAGTGAATGAACAGCAAAAGCTGAAGCTGATCAAAAAGTCGAGAAAATATTACGACAGCTTCGAGGGATTGACAGTTGCGGTTCTAGGATTAACCTTTAAGCCAGGTACCGATGATCTGAGAGAGGCGCCGTCGCTTGTGAATATACCGATTTTGCTCGAAGATGGAGCTAAGGTGAAGGCGTTCGATCCTGTAGGAGTCCCGAACTTCAAGAGGGTGATGGAGCATAGCGCGGCCGAATACGCGAATCGAATTGAATATTGTGAGTCGGTTGAGCAGACGCTGCAGGATGCGGACATTTGCTTCATTTTTACGGAATGGGATGAGATTAAGAGCTTTGAATTTGAACGGTTCGGTTCGTTAATGAGAACGCCGATTGTGCTAGATGGTCGCAACTGTTATGCACGTAAGTCGAATGAAAGCATTACATATGAAAGTATCGGAAAATAG
- the pssD gene encoding PssD/Cps14F family polysaccharide biosynthesis glycosyltransferase has translation MKIALACSVGGHLTQIRQMEKLYKNYEYFFITEDTLMTRELLKKEQGYLLHLINRKKWNFVLLFIINFIKTLNILTKEKPDVVICTGALSSVPTCFLSKIMGIKLIYIESFAKMHSPTLTGRFVYKIADLFIVQWEGMKKFYPKAIYGGSIY, from the coding sequence ATGAAAATAGCACTGGCTTGCTCGGTTGGTGGTCATCTCACACAAATCAGACAAATGGAGAAGCTTTATAAAAACTACGAGTATTTCTTTATTACAGAAGATACTTTAATGACTAGAGAATTGTTGAAGAAGGAGCAAGGCTACTTATTACATTTGATAAACCGAAAAAAATGGAACTTTGTTCTTCTTTTTATCATTAATTTTATTAAAACCTTAAACATATTGACGAAAGAAAAGCCGGATGTTGTTATTTGTACAGGAGCATTAAGCTCTGTGCCTACATGCTTTTTAAGCAAGATCATGGGGATTAAATTGATTTATATTGAAAGCTTTGCGAAGATGCATAGTCCGACCTTGACGGGTAGATTCGTATACAAAATTGCGGATTTATTTATTGTGCAATGGGAAGGCATGAAGAAGTTTTATCCTAAAGCTATTTATGGGGGGAGCATCTATTGA
- a CDS encoding lipopolysaccharide biosynthesis protein, translating into MSRESKLVKNTLIYIIGNITSKILAFFMLPVYTFYISQSDLGLFDIIYNVALIAVPILTLCSHASIFRFAVDESEQNAINKVISNGVFIVFTGIGLSIVPYMISLFFYRDDSGVYILGLIIIMALGTIWQQIARALHKNMVFAVSGVILTIAIFFSCMILILFFQLGLEALIFSYIFAYLTVFIYIEWRVRVFKRLMLHYIERSVLKKLLTYSLPLLPGEISWWLMSGVNRIIIALFIGAAANGVFFVASRFPNLLTMINGVFNLAWTESSIQEYNAEDKNEYYTKMFNLFMRLQISIFLLALPTLKYLMIVTVEQSYHDAWVYIPPLLLGTVFGSFSNFYSTGYLGSKKTMGAFITVMAASIVNVSLVLLLIPSIGLHAAGISNCVALIFLWIFRVFHTRTYFTIRLDYKLMFFLGIMIIFFMWGHYQNRIWIDVLLLSSALLISFIINKELLAALYQKVLQKYKKFKRSRSKGESKG; encoded by the coding sequence ATGAGCAGAGAAAGTAAACTTGTTAAGAATACGTTAATATACATAATCGGCAATATTACCTCGAAAATTTTAGCCTTCTTTATGTTGCCGGTCTATACGTTTTATATTAGCCAATCTGACCTTGGGTTGTTTGATATTATTTATAATGTTGCTTTAATAGCGGTTCCGATTTTAACGTTATGCAGTCATGCATCCATTTTTCGTTTTGCGGTTGATGAGTCGGAGCAGAATGCGATCAATAAGGTGATATCGAATGGTGTATTTATCGTTTTTACAGGAATAGGATTATCCATTGTTCCCTATATGATCAGCCTTTTCTTTTACCGTGATGATAGTGGTGTGTACATATTAGGTTTGATCATAATTATGGCGTTAGGTACAATTTGGCAGCAGATAGCAAGAGCACTACACAAAAATATGGTGTTTGCGGTTTCAGGTGTCATTCTAACGATCGCCATATTTTTTAGCTGTATGATATTGATCCTTTTTTTTCAGTTAGGCTTGGAAGCCTTGATTTTCTCTTATATTTTTGCATATCTTACTGTTTTTATTTATATCGAATGGAGAGTAAGAGTCTTCAAGAGGTTGATGCTTCATTATATAGAGAGAAGTGTCTTGAAAAAGCTGCTTACATATTCCTTACCTTTATTACCAGGAGAAATCAGCTGGTGGCTGATGTCAGGGGTCAATCGGATTATCATTGCATTGTTCATTGGCGCAGCAGCAAATGGTGTGTTTTTCGTTGCTTCGAGATTCCCTAATCTCCTTACCATGATTAATGGAGTGTTCAATCTGGCTTGGACCGAAAGCTCGATACAGGAATACAATGCAGAGGACAAAAATGAATATTATACTAAAATGTTTAACCTGTTTATGCGACTTCAGATATCTATCTTTCTGTTGGCTCTTCCAACTCTAAAATATTTAATGATCGTTACGGTTGAACAGTCCTATCATGATGCATGGGTGTACATTCCTCCACTGTTATTAGGTACTGTGTTCGGCTCATTTTCAAATTTCTATAGCACAGGCTACTTAGGCTCCAAAAAAACGATGGGGGCCTTTATTACGGTAATGGCAGCATCTATTGTTAATGTTTCATTAGTATTACTGCTCATACCAAGTATTGGATTACATGCTGCAGGTATCTCAAATTGTGTGGCTCTAATTTTTCTGTGGATCTTCCGTGTATTTCATACCAGAACATATTTTACAATTCGTTTGGATTATAAGTTGATGTTCTTTTTAGGTATAATGATAATCTTTTTTATGTGGGGGCATTATCAGAACCGGATCTGGATAGATGTTCTTTTACTTTCATCAGCACTTCTCATTAGTTTCATCATAAATAAGGAATTACTAGCGGCATTATATCAAAAGGTCCTACAAAAATACAAAAAATTCAAACGAAGTAGAAGTAAAGGTGAATCAAAAGGCTAA
- a CDS encoding nucleotidyltransferase family protein has product MNHDQRIVLNHLLHLLGPTTEQSEASHASQAQSILNCAIVQGIGAVIFPILHQQHRDQLADQQGWSTMKERFLNAALRNKLYMKQIQELLYRFQEAGIPVMVLKGIAIGRLYPKPEYRMMSDVDLYVQPEHWHKSMELLKAHGYTQTEPDDYNVLHIEFQKTNAITVELHRNLIHTDHLGDRDKEGWYAEVWRRKQRYGLEQLQFEGMSIEDELIHQITHFAAHFVYYGTKLRHLFEMALIASRYEDELDWAYMALMLKRLGFYPFACLLWRVCGHYFHTKVPHSFIEHVSEEVAVGFMEDLLEHYSCEIEEGDTDSWLRVMNAVKPTYATNQLQMWLLIAKVQYKTHGLKLPCMWQNGRRNVRAANKKIAVIRQYGLNGSRLVR; this is encoded by the coding sequence ATGAATCACGACCAGCGCATCGTATTGAACCACCTGCTTCATCTGCTGGGCCCAACAACCGAGCAATCTGAAGCGTCACACGCTTCGCAAGCACAATCCATACTAAACTGTGCCATTGTTCAAGGGATCGGGGCGGTTATATTTCCGATTCTGCATCAGCAGCATCGTGATCAGCTTGCGGACCAGCAAGGATGGAGTACGATGAAGGAGCGCTTCTTGAATGCGGCACTTCGCAACAAGCTGTACATGAAGCAGATTCAGGAGCTGCTTTATCGTTTTCAGGAGGCGGGAATACCGGTCATGGTGCTTAAGGGTATCGCCATTGGTCGGCTATACCCGAAGCCGGAATATCGAATGATGAGTGATGTGGATCTCTATGTACAGCCTGAGCATTGGCACAAGTCCATGGAGCTACTGAAGGCTCACGGTTACACACAGACAGAGCCAGATGATTATAACGTTCTTCATATTGAGTTCCAGAAGACGAATGCGATTACGGTTGAGCTGCATCGGAATCTGATTCATACGGACCATCTTGGAGACCGGGATAAGGAAGGCTGGTATGCAGAGGTTTGGAGACGAAAGCAGAGGTACGGCTTAGAGCAGCTACAGTTTGAGGGGATGTCCATAGAGGATGAGCTCATTCACCAGATTACACACTTCGCGGCGCATTTTGTGTACTATGGGACGAAGCTGCGGCACCTGTTCGAGATGGCCTTGATTGCCAGTCGGTATGAAGATGAATTGGACTGGGCGTACATGGCACTCATGCTGAAGCGTCTAGGCTTCTACCCGTTCGCGTGTTTGTTATGGAGGGTGTGTGGGCACTACTTCCATACGAAGGTACCGCATTCTTTCATCGAGCATGTGAGCGAGGAAGTGGCAGTTGGCTTCATGGAGGACTTGCTAGAGCACTATTCGTGCGAGATTGAAGAAGGTGACACCGACAGCTGGCTCCGTGTCATGAATGCCGTCAAGCCGACGTATGCAACCAACCAGCTACAGATGTGGCTTCTCATTGCCAAGGTTCAGTACAAGACACATGGACTGAAGCTCCCTTGTATGTGGCAGAACGGGCGAAGGAATGTAAGAGCCGCGAATAAGAAAATTGCGGTGATTCGTCAGTATGGGCTGAATGGCAGTCGGTTGGTTAGATGA
- a CDS encoding glycosyltransferase family 2 protein — protein MNKLVSVIIPTYKGAGKLARAIDSVLDQTYMSIEIIVVDDNDPSSQPRMETMKVMENYRLPNIHYLKHEHNKNGSAARNTGIAQAKGEYISFLDDDDFLFPDRIEKSVDRLLANSAYDAVYCGVIKTNSERIRSIIHARKPITQKDILLNEMAIGTGSNIFLTKRVLDEIGGFDESFIRNQDLEFMIRVLGKFQMIHLDELLIVKATNGNVNVPDYLKLKAVKDKFIATFETVIHQLSESEKKQFYRNHYSVMLESAIVSRVSAHIDEVVTAMEPYRRLVRKEKLLIFMVRIRFYRSKPYQMLSKSISWIKKLKPSEIRSVISNDKWTFIMGKLG, from the coding sequence ATGAATAAGCTTGTCAGTGTCATCATCCCTACCTACAAAGGTGCCGGTAAGCTGGCTAGAGCGATTGATAGTGTATTGGATCAAACCTATATGAGCATTGAAATTATCGTGGTAGATGACAATGACCCGTCTTCCCAACCGAGAATGGAAACGATGAAGGTGATGGAGAACTATCGTCTTCCCAATATTCATTACTTAAAGCATGAGCACAATAAAAATGGATCTGCCGCTAGAAATACGGGTATTGCTCAGGCAAAAGGAGAGTATATCAGCTTTCTTGATGACGACGATTTCCTGTTTCCTGATCGGATCGAGAAGAGTGTCGATCGACTTCTAGCTAATTCAGCTTACGATGCAGTTTATTGTGGGGTCATTAAGACGAATAGTGAACGTATACGAAGTATTATACATGCACGCAAGCCGATCACTCAGAAGGACATTCTGTTGAATGAGATGGCCATCGGAACAGGCAGCAATATTTTTCTTACAAAGCGAGTTCTGGATGAAATTGGGGGCTTCGATGAGAGCTTTATTCGGAACCAAGATCTGGAGTTCATGATTCGGGTGCTTGGGAAGTTCCAGATGATCCATCTGGACGAACTGCTGATTGTCAAGGCGACCAATGGAAACGTCAACGTACCGGACTATCTGAAGCTGAAGGCGGTAAAGGATAAGTTCATCGCAACGTTCGAGACGGTTATTCATCAACTCAGCGAGAGCGAGAAGAAGCAATTTTATCGCAATCATTACAGCGTGATGCTAGAGTCGGCCATCGTGTCAAGAGTAAGTGCACATATTGATGAGGTCGTAACAGCGATGGAGCCGTATCGGCGTCTTGTACGCAAGGAAAAGCTGCTGATCTTCATGGTGCGTATCAGATTTTATAGAAGTAAGCCTTATCAGATGTTAAGTAAGTCTATCTCTTGGATCAAGAAGCTGAAGCCAAGTGAAATCCGTAGCGTCATTAGCAATGACAAGTGGACATTCATTATGGGAAAGCTGGGTTAA